The Spirochaeta isovalerica genome includes a window with the following:
- a CDS encoding TRAP transporter substrate-binding protein, with protein MKKIWVSVLVISIAMSGLFAEGKQDDSEKTYKITAGIGLNDKSAQYEGLMYFKELVEKNSNGRITVDVYHSSQLGDDREMMEALQRGEQEVTCPSTAPIVSFQPEFGVFDLPFLFPNAEAADAVLDGKIGQELLDSLSIVGLKGLAFWENGYRNLTNSKRAVYTPADVNGLKVRTMENPMHLDAWTTLGANPTPMAFGELFSAMQQGVVDGQENPWGTIYLQNFFEVQGFATDTGHVYSPFVLLIAEKFFNDLPEDLQKVVQDAAIASRDRERELNRKYNSEYKEKLKEVMTVVELTPAQKAEFQSMVMPVYDTYSKAIGKDLIDSVLAEIKSAGY; from the coding sequence ATGAAAAAAATATGGGTCAGCGTCTTGGTTATCTCTATCGCAATGAGCGGTCTGTTCGCCGAAGGGAAACAGGATGATTCTGAAAAGACTTACAAAATTACTGCGGGTATCGGTCTGAATGACAAATCCGCTCAGTACGAAGGTCTGATGTACTTCAAGGAACTGGTTGAAAAAAACAGCAATGGACGGATTACAGTTGATGTTTATCACTCCAGCCAGCTCGGTGATGACAGAGAAATGATGGAAGCTCTTCAGAGAGGCGAGCAGGAAGTTACCTGTCCTTCCACAGCACCTATCGTATCTTTTCAGCCTGAATTCGGTGTATTCGATCTCCCCTTCCTTTTTCCCAATGCAGAAGCGGCCGATGCCGTTCTCGACGGTAAAATCGGACAGGAGCTGCTCGACAGCCTCTCCATTGTGGGTCTGAAAGGACTGGCTTTCTGGGAAAACGGATACAGAAACCTGACTAACAGCAAACGGGCGGTTTACACTCCCGCCGATGTTAACGGTCTGAAAGTCAGAACCATGGAAAACCCCATGCATCTCGATGCCTGGACGACTCTCGGCGCCAACCCGACTCCCATGGCATTCGGAGAGCTCTTCTCAGCTATGCAGCAGGGTGTTGTCGACGGACAGGAAAACCCCTGGGGAACAATCTATCTCCAGAACTTCTTTGAAGTACAGGGATTCGCTACCGACACCGGTCATGTGTACTCTCCTTTTGTTCTGCTGATCGCTGAAAAATTCTTCAACGACCTGCCGGAAGATCTTCAGAAAGTTGTGCAGGATGCGGCCATCGCTTCCCGCGACAGAGAAAGAGAACTGAACAGAAAATACAACAGCGAGTACAAAGAAAAACTCAAAGAGGTTATGACTGTCGTGGAACTGACTCCCGCTCAGAAAGCCGAGTTCCAGTCCATGGTAATGCCCGTATACGATACCTATTCAAAAGCTATCGGAAAAGACCTTATCGACAGCGTTCTCGCGGAAATCAAATCCGCAGGCTACTGA
- a CDS encoding Ldh family oxidoreductase, whose product MEHEEVRIQRHSLEDFCRKIFQQLGVSEENAATASEVLVAADAWGIPSHGTGRLWRYVNGLKSGQMLPDAPFEILRETPASLVINANGAMGAPVSVRAMNMIIDKAKTNGSAFGCVRGSNHFGIAGYYAKMALNANMIGIAMTNTAALGVPTFGRQVMFGTNPLAFAAPADKEVAFLLDMSTTVVTRGKVEVYERLDKELPDGWAVDKTGRPAKDARSMLDDMQNRVGGGLLPLGGMGKAFGGHKGFGLAVMVDILTGVLSGASFGQGVFDTEESSARVSHFFGAIDISRFRDPDDFRRDMDDMLREIRRSPPAEGEEQVYFAGLPEMEKERENNRIGVPLLKKTYEGICAIGKEQGIQCPEPISIS is encoded by the coding sequence ATGGAACATGAAGAAGTTCGGATTCAGCGCCATTCTCTGGAAGACTTTTGCCGGAAAATATTTCAACAGCTGGGAGTTTCGGAAGAGAACGCCGCCACAGCATCTGAAGTCCTGGTCGCCGCAGATGCCTGGGGTATACCATCACATGGGACAGGACGGCTATGGCGTTATGTCAACGGCTTGAAGTCCGGTCAGATGCTGCCCGATGCGCCTTTTGAAATCCTCAGGGAGACCCCTGCTTCTCTGGTAATCAATGCCAATGGCGCCATGGGAGCGCCAGTCAGTGTGAGAGCCATGAATATGATTATCGATAAGGCGAAAACAAACGGTTCGGCTTTTGGATGCGTCCGCGGCTCCAATCACTTCGGTATAGCCGGATATTACGCGAAAATGGCCCTGAATGCCAATATGATCGGCATAGCCATGACGAACACAGCCGCTCTCGGCGTTCCGACTTTCGGCCGTCAGGTCATGTTCGGGACCAACCCGCTGGCCTTTGCCGCTCCAGCCGATAAGGAAGTGGCTTTCCTGTTGGATATGTCGACGACTGTCGTCACCAGAGGCAAAGTGGAAGTGTACGAACGATTGGATAAGGAGCTTCCCGACGGATGGGCTGTCGATAAAACCGGCAGACCGGCAAAAGATGCCCGTTCCATGCTCGATGATATGCAAAACAGAGTCGGCGGAGGGTTACTTCCCCTCGGAGGAATGGGCAAGGCCTTCGGCGGACATAAGGGTTTCGGACTGGCTGTCATGGTGGACATTCTGACCGGCGTCCTGAGCGGCGCTTCATTCGGTCAGGGAGTCTTTGATACGGAAGAGTCCTCCGCCCGGGTCAGTCACTTCTTCGGTGCCATCGATATCAGCCGCTTCAGGGACCCTGATGATTTCCGAAGGGATATGGATGATATGCTCCGGGAAATACGCCGGAGCCCACCGGCCGAAGGAGAAGAGCAGGTCTACTTCGCCGGATTGCCGGAAATGGAGAAGGAACGGGAGAACAACAGGATCGGGGTTCCTCTTTTGAAAAAAACATATGAGGGAATATGCGCCATTGGAA